In Drosophila innubila isolate TH190305 chromosome 2R unlocalized genomic scaffold, UK_Dinn_1.0 1_C_2R, whole genome shotgun sequence, the following are encoded in one genomic region:
- the LOC117785186 gene encoding immune-induced peptides: MASYLLLGLCGFLLFCAVVDSQNAHEGYGGQRGNAPPVLIGPPESQVYIRGRNDGPYTVPGVDGVFQHSSSGGAHVYTDAQGNTYSHQKKGADRAGSHSISGPGLVAHNSQSPAPAPRYTRSPQPDYQVSRPGHTVDYGSDGSFLAQRQVRSAQPDYHVSRPGHTVDYGSDGSFLAQRQVRNAQSTVHVTRPGQTVYYDRDSDIHVSRPGHTVNIGRDGSVLAQRQVRSLKPNHRVRRARVQGQNFVARDDQAGVWNDNVSVWKRPDGRTVTVDKSGNVITSGSPNGRGPQYYPG, encoded by the exons ATGGCATCGTATCTGCTACTTGGATTATGTGGCTTCCTTCTCTTTTGTGCTG TTGTGGACTCGCAAAATGCACATGAAG GTTATGGAGGGCAAAGGGGAAATGCTCCCCCCGTGCTGATTGGTCCCCCGGAAAGTCAAGTTTATATACGCGGCCGAAATGACGGGCCCTACACTGTACCTGGTGTTGATGGCGTTTTCCAACACAGTTCCTCCGGTGGAGCGCATGTCTATACAGATGCCCAGGGAAATACCTATTCACATCAAAAGAAAGGTGCTGATAGAGCTGGTAGCCACAGCATAAGTGGACCTGGCCTTGTTGCTCACAACTCACAATCCCCCGCTCCAGCTCCACGTTATACGCGTAGTCCTCAGCCTGATTATCAGGTTTCCCGACCAGGACATACAGTGGACTATGGCAGTGATGGAAGTTTCTTGGCTCAACGTCAAGTGCGTAGTGCCCAGCCCGATTACCACGTCTCCCGACCAGGTCATACAGTGGACTATGGCAGTGATGGAAGTTTCTTGGCTCAACGTCAAGTGCGTAATGCCCAGTCCACTGTACACGTCACCCGACCAGGTCAAACAGTATACTACGATAGGGATTCCGATATTCACGTCTCTCGACCAGGTCATACGGTCAATATAGGTCGTGATGGAAGTGTTTTGGCTCAACGTCAAGTGCGTAGTCTCAAGCCCAATCACCGCGTCCGTCGTGCGAGAGTTCAAGgtcaaaattttgttgctcGCGATGATCAAGCCGGCGTCTGGAATGACAATGTCTCCGTCTGGAAACGTCCGGATGGTCGCACTGTTACCGTCGATAAGAGCGGCAACGTTATAACTTCGGGCAGTCCAAATGGCCGTGGTCCACAATAC TATCCCGGGTAA